CTTCAAAGCGGTGCAGGCCTTCCAGGCGGCATCCTTCGAGTCGAAACCGCCGAAACGGGCGCGGTAGTAGGTCTCGCCATCCTTGTCGAAGGCGACGGTGAAGCCGGAAGCATCGGCCAGCACCTTGGGCGCTTGCTTGGTGGTCTTGTCGAGAAATGCCTGGGCTTCGGACTGTTTCGGCGAAGAGGCGACCTGGATCGCCCAGCCCGACGGTACCGACGCGGTGCTGACCGGATCGACGGCGGGGGCCGGCTCGGCATAGGCGGCCACGACCTGTGCCGTGGCGACTTTCGGGCTGGAGACGATGACCGTCTTCACCTTCTTTGCCGGGGCGACGAGTTTGGGAGTCTCGGCCTCGGCAGTGCTGTCGGCATTGTCTTCATCCTGGGCGACCATCGCATCCTCGGCAACGGCGTCATCGGCACTGGCCACCGCCACCGGCTTGTCGTCCGGGGTCGGCGCGTCGTGCTTGGGCAGGAGGACTTTGGCAATTGCCTTGACCGGGTTGCTGTCGGCCTTGGCAACCAGATCACCATCGCCGCGGGTCGAGGCCCGCGGCATATAGGTGTGGATCAGGCTCGCCATCTGGTTGTCACGGCTGCCGCCCGAGGTGCCGCCCATCACAACGGCGACAAGGCGGCGGTTGCCGTCGGACACTGACGAGACGAGATTGAAGCCGGAGGCGCGGGTATAGCCGGTCTTGATGCCGTCGACGCCCTTGATGCGTCCAAGCAGACGGTTGTGACCGTTGATGCGCTGGCGGCCGTAGAGAAAAGATCGCTGCGAGAAATAGCCGTAATATTGCGGGAAATGCTCCCGGAGCGCGATGCCGAGCGTGGCCATGTCGCGCGCCGTGGTGAACTGACCCGGGTCGGGCAGGCCGTTGGCGTTGCGGAAGACGGTGCCGTTCATGCCGAGCTGACGCGCCTTGGCGGTCATCATTCGGGCGAAATTGGTTTCGTTGCCGCCCAACATTTCGCCGAGTGCTGTCGCCGAGTCGTTGGCCGACTTGGTGACTATCGACAGGATGGCGGTCTCGACCGTCACCGAACCGCCAGGCTTCACTCCGAGCTTCGTCGGCGCCTCCGCGGACGCC
The genomic region above belongs to Mesorhizobium sp. B4-1-4 and contains:
- a CDS encoding D-alanyl-D-alanine carboxypeptidase produces the protein MRQALSGIVSKSTSPLKTIMIIAMAMTFVVAGPASSLAARSSAIVVDAKTGKVLYSADANGRRYPASLTKMMTLYLTFEAMAAGKIGKNSPVVFSAKASAEAPTKLGVKPGGSVTVETAILSIVTKSANDSATALGEMLGGNETNFARMMTAKARQLGMNGTVFRNANGLPDPGQFTTARDMATLGIALREHFPQYYGYFSQRSFLYGRQRINGHNRLLGRIKGVDGIKTGYTRASGFNLVSSVSDGNRRLVAVVMGGTSGGSRDNQMASLIHTYMPRASTRGDGDLVAKADSNPVKAIAKVLLPKHDAPTPDDKPVAVASADDAVAEDAMVAQDEDNADSTAEAETPKLVAPAKKVKTVIVSSPKVATAQVVAAYAEPAPAVDPVSTASVPSGWAIQVASSPKQSEAQAFLDKTTKQAPKVLADASGFTVAFDKDGETYYRARFGGFDSKDAAWKACTALKKKKIACYAVQQ